The DNA segment GCCCGGGCGCGCCGGACTGCTCAGCCGTGGATGCCCATCGCTTCGATTTGCTCTTGGTAGCGGTTGCGGATGGTGACCTCGGTGACCTGCGCGACGTCTGCGACCTCGCGCTGGGTCTTCTTCTCGTTACAGAGTAGCGACGCCGCGTAGATGGCGGCCGCCGCGTACCCCGTCGGCGACTTGCCCGACAGCAGGCCCTGCTCGGAGGTCGTCTCGATGATCTCGTTGGCCTTGGCCTGGACTTCCTCGGAGAGGTCGAGTTTCGAAGAGAACCGCGGGACGTACTTCTTGGGGTCGACGGGCTTCATCTCCAGGTCGAGTTCCTGGGAGACGTACCGATACGTTCGGCCGATCTCCTTGCGCTCGACCCGCGAGGCGCCCGAAACTTCCTCCAGACTGCGGGGGATGCCCTCCATCCGGCAGGCGGCGTAGAGCGCGCTGGTGGCGACGCCCTCGATGGAACGACCCCGGATGAGGTCTTCCTTGAGCGCCCGCCGGTAGATGACGCTCGAAACCTCACGAACGGAGCGTGGTACACCGAGCGCGGAGGCCATGCGGTCGATCTCGCTGAGCGCGAACTGGAGGTTGCGCTCGCCCGCGTCCTTCGTCCGGATGCGCTCTTGCCACTTGCGCAGACGGTGCATCTGACTGCGCTTCTTCGAGGAGATAGAACGGCCGTAGGCGTCCTTGTCCTTCCAGTCGATGGTCGTGGTCAGCCCCTTGTCGTGCATCGTGTTCGTCGTGGGCGCACCCACGCGGGACTTGCTCTGGCGTTCCTGGTGGTTGAACGCGCGCCACTCGGGGCCGCGGTCGACGTTGTCCTCCTCCAGAACTAGTCCGCACTCCTCGCAGGTGACCTCGGTTCCGTCCGGACTCTTGATGAGTTTCGCGGAGTCGCACTCCGGACACTCCTGCTTTTCGCCGCGTTGGGCCTGCTCCTCCCCTTCCTGGGCTTCCTGCTTCGTCTGTTCGCCTCGTCCTTGCCGGCGCCTAGTTCTCTCCACCCTTCGAATTTATCGAGGGGAAAGGTAAGACTTGTGTGCAATGTCGAACGGATGCGAGAGGTTGTCACGCAAAGGAATCGCGGCGGTCCGGTCGCGCTCCCGTCCGGCGTTCTGCCGCACCTGTGGGAGTCATTTCGGCTAGTTCTCGGGGCTTCCTTCGCGTATTTCGCCGGCCGTCCTTCCGCGTACACCCCTTCCGGCCACCCTTCCGCACACCCCTTCCGCACACCCCTTCCGACTGCCCTTCCGCGTACCCCTGCCGGTCGGCCCGACCCGCGTCCGTTCACTCGTCCGCCGGGTCGGTCTTGAGGAACTCCCGCAGGACCACCGTCGCGTACGACCCCTTCGGGAGCGCGAACGCGAAGGTCGGCGGGTCCGAGTCGACGTCGAGGTCGGTCCGGACAAGCACCGCCCGGCGGGTGCCCGTCGAGTGGAACTCGCCCGGGAGGTCGAAGTCGCTCGGTTCGAGGCCGAGGTCGTCTAACACCTCGCGCTCTATCTCGCCCTGTTCGCCCTCGGCGAGTTCGGTTTCGGTGCCGACCAGCGGGACGGTCACGAACGCCCGGCCGCGCTCGCAGTGGCGCGCGACCGTCTCGACGCGCTTTTCGGTCACGCGCTGTTCGCGGTCGACGTCCGGGAGCGTCAGGCCGTCGACCGTCTCCGAAAAGCAGACCACGTCGCCGGCCACCGGACGGCCGAAGGGCAGTCCCCGTTCGAGTCGCTCGCTCAGGATGCGGTTGAACGCGTACGACTGGGCGGCGTTGACGAACAGGCGCTGGAGGTTCGAGGGGACGGCCTCCAGGGCGGTCCGGAAGTCTGCGGGGTCGTCGCCGCCGGTTTCGACCAACGAGGACAGCATCGCGCGCTCGAACCCCAGGCGGTTCGGCAGGGCGTCCAGCGCGGCCTTCCAGTCCCGGTCGGCGAAGGCGTCCTCGACCTCCCGGCGGGCCCGCTGGGTCCCCTCGGGTTCGGAGTCGTAGGGGTTCCCGACGTAGGCCCGGACCGCCTCCTCCCACTCCCCGTCGGCGACCCGCAGGCCGACCTCGTGGGTGACCGGCCGGCGACTCCCGAAGCGCTGCTGGCCGAAGAAGTTCGGGACGCCGACCGTCGGCGGTTCGTCGCCGCTCGCCGGCGGTCCCGCGCCGGCGAACTCGGCCAACTCCTCGCGCACCCGCTGGGCGTTCTCTGGATGCTCGGCGTCCCGGACCGTGATCTCGAACTCGTTGCCCGCCAGGTCGCCGAACTCCAGTCCGCGACCCGCCCGGCCCAGCGCTTCGATTTCGGCGTTTCGAATCTCGACGCCGTCGAGGGCCTCGGGGTCGACTTTCCGGAGGGTGAAGAGCTGAGTCGTCACTGCGTGCTTGTCCTTGGTGCCGGCCCACGAAACGCGCTCGCGGCTGATTCCCAGCGCGTCCGA comes from the Halorussus vallis genome and includes:
- a CDS encoding transcription initiation factor IIB, translating into MERTRRRQGRGEQTKQEAQEGEEQAQRGEKQECPECDSAKLIKSPDGTEVTCEECGLVLEEDNVDRGPEWRAFNHQERQSKSRVGAPTTNTMHDKGLTTTIDWKDKDAYGRSISSKKRSQMHRLRKWQERIRTKDAGERNLQFALSEIDRMASALGVPRSVREVSSVIYRRALKEDLIRGRSIEGVATSALYAACRMEGIPRSLEEVSGASRVERKEIGRTYRYVSQELDLEMKPVDPKKYVPRFSSKLDLSEEVQAKANEIIETTSEQGLLSGKSPTGYAAAAIYAASLLCNEKKTQREVADVAQVTEVTIRNRYQEQIEAMGIHG
- the truD gene encoding tRNA pseudouridine(13) synthase TruD; translation: MREAYPVERAVGIEHFVSDADGVGGRIKVDSEDFRVREIERFDAEPLDADPGAYAHLVLRATLRGWDTNDFARRLSDALGISRERVSWAGTKDKHAVTTQLFTLRKVDPEALDGVEIRNAEIEALGRAGRGLEFGDLAGNEFEITVRDAEHPENAQRVREELAEFAGAGPPASGDEPPTVGVPNFFGQQRFGSRRPVTHEVGLRVADGEWEEAVRAYVGNPYDSEPEGTQRARREVEDAFADRDWKAALDALPNRLGFERAMLSSLVETGGDDPADFRTALEAVPSNLQRLFVNAAQSYAFNRILSERLERGLPFGRPVAGDVVCFSETVDGLTLPDVDREQRVTEKRVETVARHCERGRAFVTVPLVGTETELAEGEQGEIEREVLDDLGLEPSDFDLPGEFHSTGTRRAVLVRTDLDVDSDPPTFAFALPKGSYATVVLREFLKTDPADE